AATAAGTTACATAGATCCACCAGGACCACCTTCCACCATCAGACActccattctgagcagctctGCCAATAAAGTCAATGTATCTGTGCAGTGGGACCCTTCTACTGAGACTGGTGGcagagatgacctcacctacacagtgaccatctcacctccgacccagctctctgctactgtcctcacatccacctctgtccctgtgactgctcaatacaatgtggactacactgtcagtgttgtggctaccaactgtgctgggaacagtgCCACTGCTGAGTACAGGTTTAGGATTGGTAAGTTGACAGCATCATTTGTACAAACATTATCAATTGAGTTTCATGCAGGCGGTTGTTCTGTTTTGACCAACCCCATGAATGGAGAATTTGGACCAGTCATTAGCAGATTGCCAGGATCCACAGTAACTATCCAGTGTGACGCTGGGTATGTGTCTCCTATTACAATGGTCACATGTGAGGGCAGCACATTGATATGGATTCcagaccctgaggctattgTGTGTACAATACCTACTAGTACTCCCACAACTCGTGAGTTTATATTTCTTTTAACAGTATATGTAATTCTTTATTACACAGCCCCTCCGGATCCAATGAGCTGCACAGCTCCACTACCACCACCATGGAATGGCACCATCATTGGTGAACATTCAGTACCAGCTATTCCCGGTACA
This is a stretch of genomic DNA from Halichondria panicea chromosome 1, odHalPani1.1, whole genome shotgun sequence. It encodes these proteins:
- the LOC135347254 gene encoding uncharacterized protein LOC135347254, producing MTLHYTSTLSRTSENGITVSCVDPSTTIGSSTIQLVDPPGPPSTIRHSILSSSANKVNVSVQWDPSTETGGRDDLTYTVTISPPTQLSATVLTSTSVPVTAQYNVDYTVSVVATNCAGNSATAEYRFRIGGCSVLTNPMNGEFGPVISRLPGSTVTIQCDAGYVSPITMVTCEGSTLIWIPDPEAIVCTIPTSTPTTPPPDPMSCTAPLPPPWNGTIIGEHSVPAIPGTQVTFKCDDGLFLEGIMTATCLATGEWGRNTEKIVCKAACNCNSASLSDGSRFDAAVSISVVVTAIVFTVIGLLMGLLIMYLFMHKKAVYTLAAKEQANVGPIAPAGPVYEEVSPKENIELNTNQAYGPVGL